From one Flavobacterium sp. N502536 genomic stretch:
- a CDS encoding mevalonate kinase → MKKITSLAPGRTCLFGDHQDYLGLPVIACAIDRNIQLSAEQNLTQTFVLNMIDINEIRIIDIDATFDKLEPRDYFASSLRVLRRYGCVPNVGYDIIITGDIPINSGTSSSSALLMAWIRFLIDAFGIDREVTPEFISKLGYESEVLEHGEPGGMMDHFSIGVGNIVYINTKDPFSYKIIGTNLKGLVTGVSGVPKETIGLLGELKGNALMSIDIVKQNFPDFDLNASEIEDLDRYRNCLPDRLIPFFEAALKNYHYTKEALKEFEKPVLDLKKIGALMNLHHEVLRDLLKVTVPRIDAMINAALRAGAYGAKIVGSGGGGSIVVIANPEKEDLVIEAILNAGAQEAYAVSVDPGVRVIENVEI, encoded by the coding sequence GTGAAAAAAATTACTTCATTAGCCCCGGGCAGAACCTGCCTCTTCGGAGACCATCAGGATTATTTAGGATTGCCGGTTATCGCCTGTGCAATCGATCGAAATATACAACTATCTGCCGAACAAAATCTAACCCAGACATTTGTTTTAAATATGATTGATATTAATGAGATTCGTATCATTGATATCGATGCTACTTTCGACAAATTAGAGCCCAGAGATTATTTTGCTTCGTCCTTACGGGTATTGCGAAGATATGGCTGTGTGCCTAATGTTGGCTACGACATTATCATTACAGGAGATATTCCAATAAACTCAGGAACGTCGAGTTCTTCTGCTTTATTGATGGCGTGGATTCGTTTTTTAATCGATGCCTTTGGAATTGATCGTGAAGTTACTCCTGAGTTTATTTCCAAATTAGGGTACGAATCGGAAGTTTTAGAACACGGAGAACCGGGCGGAATGATGGATCATTTTAGCATCGGAGTGGGGAATATCGTTTACATTAATACCAAAGATCCTTTTTCGTATAAAATAATAGGAACGAACCTGAAAGGCCTTGTTACCGGAGTTTCGGGAGTTCCAAAAGAAACTATCGGTTTGCTGGGAGAGTTAAAAGGAAATGCTTTAATGTCAATTGATATTGTAAAGCAAAATTTCCCTGATTTTGATCTGAATGCTTCCGAAATAGAAGATCTGGACCGCTATCGAAATTGCCTGCCAGACCGATTGATTCCTTTCTTCGAAGCAGCCTTGAAAAATTATCACTATACCAAAGAAGCTTTAAAAGAGTTTGAAAAACCCGTTTTAGACCTTAAGAAAATTGGTGCACTGATGAATCTTCATCACGAAGTTTTGCGCGATTTATTAAAAGTTACTGTACCGCGAATTGACGCTATGATCAATGCGGCTTTGCGCGCTGGTGCCTACGGAGCAAAAATTGTAGGTTCAGGTGGTGGCGGAAGTATTGTGGTCATAGCAAATCCAGAGAAAGAAGATTTGGTTATTGAAGCCATTCTAAATGCGGGAGCTCAGGAAGCTTACGCGGTGTCTGTTGATCCTGGTGTCAGGGTTATTGAAAATGTTGAAATTTAA